A stretch of Triticum aestivum cultivar Chinese Spring chromosome 1D, IWGSC CS RefSeq v2.1, whole genome shotgun sequence DNA encodes these proteins:
- the LOC123182976 gene encoding uncharacterized protein — MGVKLYGAALFLNPNRIYGLKAKPEKARYCQRLRHMFNEVLLHMEPDDDKASVISRLADDYERGEGECFSSKLAINDRTKKSPLLWWGAYGGLAYELQHLAKHIVSLCASASGCERNWSCFQNIHSKKRNRLEFQRLNDLSYVQYNRKNADRFQKIREEGSKGTRSDPLVLEDLQWDNEWVDHNAQPVYEGADITWAQVDEAVGASEGPLRNLRSRGSGSQAAVTHVYSRSRVHQVGEDEDEEDDANQEVELEDYSTSEDDQEGNQGEGEGGGEERGSIGFDDDLDY; from the exons ATGGGGGTGAAGTTGTATGGAGCTGCACTATTCTTAAACCCAAATAGGATCTATGGTCTCAAAGCTAAGCCCGAGAAAGCACGATATTGTCAAAGGCTTAGGCATATGTTCAATGAGGTGCTATTGCACATGGAGCCCGATGATGATAAAGCAAGCGTGATAAGTAGATTGGCTGATGACTATGAAAGAGGTGAAGGTGAATGCTTCAGCTCTAAGTTGGCAATCAATGACCGAACAAAAAAGAGTCCTC TTCTTTGGTGGGGTGCTTATGGTGGCCTTGCTTATGAGCTGCAACATTTAGCAAAGCACATAGTTAGCCTTTGTGCTTCAGCTTCCGGTTGCGAACGAAATTGGTCTTGCTTTCAAAAT ATCCATAGCAAAAAGAGAAATAGGTTGGAGTTCCAAAGACTTAATGATTTGTCATATGTTCAATACAACCGGAAGAATGCCGATAGGTTCCAAAAGATTCGTGAGGAAGGCTCCAAAGGGACTAGGTCTGACCCATTAGTCCTAGAAGACTTACAATGGGACAATGAATGGGTTGACCATAATGCCCAGCCGGTTTATGAAGGGGCTGATATCACTTGGGCTCAAGTTGACGAAGCTGTCGGTGCATCTGAAGGTCCATTGCGCAACCTTAGAAGCCGTGGGAGTGGGAGCCAGGCTGCTGTTACTCATGTCTATTCTCGATCTCGAGTGCACCAAGTTGGAgaagatgaggacgaggaggaTGATGCAAATCAGGAGGTTGAGCTTGAAGATTATTCAACAAGTGAAGATGATCAAGAGGGAAAtcaaggtgaaggtgaaggtggaGGTGAAGAGAGAGGCTCCATTGGCTTTGATGATGATCTGGATTACTAG